A window from Argopecten irradians isolate NY chromosome 3, Ai_NY, whole genome shotgun sequence encodes these proteins:
- the LOC138319034 gene encoding mitochondrial import inner membrane translocase subunit Tim9-like, protein MAAVDPNIKPENLFREYFSTYNKLAEHCFVDCVHNFTTKKVTNSEASCATNCLEKHFEAYGRITQKLQVYQISKLNEMNPQQH, encoded by the exons ATGGCAGCCGTAGACCCAAATATCAAGCCTGAAAATTTG TTTAGAGAATATTTCAGCACTTACAACAAATTAGCAGAGCATTGTTTTGTGGATTGTGTCCATAACTTCACCACAAAGAAAGTCACAAATTCTGAG GCATCGTGTGCAACTAATTGTTTGGAGAAGCATTTTGAGGCATATGGACGTATTACTCAGAAACTTCAAGTATACCAAATCAGCAAGCTGAATGAAATGAACCCCCAACAACATTGA